A window of Bradyrhizobium sp. AZCC 1719 genomic DNA:
GGGCGGGCTTTCAGGTCGGCGATGTCGTCACCGCCATCGACGGCAAGAAGATCGGCAGTTTCTCCGACATGCAGCGCTTCGTGAGCGTTCGCGCCGGCGAGACCATGACCTTCACCGTCAAGCGGGGTGATTCCACGCTTGAATTGAAGGGCACGCCGGAACTGCGCGAAGTGAAGGATCCGTTCGGAAATACCCAGCGGCTCGGGATTCTCGGCATTACCCGTGCGACCTCGCCGGGCGAGGTGACCACCGAGAAGGTCGATCCGGCGACCGCATTCTGGCTCGGAATCAAGGAAACCTGGTTCGTCATCGAGCAGACGCTCGCCTATATCGGCAACATTTTTACCGGCCGGGCGAGCGCGGACCAGATCGGCGGGCCGATCCGGATCGCGCAGATTTCGGGGCAGGTGGCCACCTTGGGAATCATTCCGCTGCTGCATCTGGCGGCGGTGCTGTCCATTTCGATCGGGCTATTGAATTTGTTCCCGGTGCCCTTGCTCGATGGCGGTCACCTTATGTTCTACACGGCCGAGGTGCTCCGCGGGCGTCCATTGTCGGAAAAATCCCAGGAATACGGGTTCCGAGTCGGGCTGGTTCTGGTCCTGATGCTGATGGTCTTCGCCTTCTATAACGACTTCCATCAGGTGCCCTGGCTGAAGGGGCTGTTCGGCAGATCGTAGAAGCGGCTTTTTTATGACGTTGCCCTTTGGCAACGTCTTGGAATGAAATTGGAATCGCATCGCGATGTCTGGTTTGCCCCCCTGTCGAAATTGGCTACAAGCAATGCAACTTTGGGATTCTGCCGGTTCGTAGGGGTACGAGCCGGCAGTGCAATGACGAGGGCGCGTTGCGCATGATGTTGGGAATGCGAGTGCGGGGGGGTCTGCTGGCCGCTCTGATCATGGTGGCCGCGCCGATGGGGGGCGCGTTGGTGTCTGTGCCGGCTGCGGCCCAGACCGCGGCGTCGATCGTCGTTGAAGGGAACCGGCGTGTCGAGGTCGAGACCATTCGCTCCTATTTCAAGCCAGGCCCTGGCGGCCGCCTCGGGCAGGCCCAGATCGACGATGGCCTGAAAGCGCTGATCGAGACCGGCCTGTTCCAGGACGTGCGAATTAACCAGGTCGGCGGCCGGCTGGTCGTGACGGTCGTCGAAAACGCCGTGATCGGGCGCATCGCCTTCGAAGGTAACAAGAAGGTCAAGGACGAGCAGCTTTCGGCTGAAATCCAGTCCAAGCCGCGCGGTACTTTCTCGCGCCCGATGGTTCAGTCGGACGCCCAGCGCATCGCCGAAATCTACCGGCGCTCCGGCCGCTATGACGTTCGCGTCACTCCGGAAATCATCGAGCAGCCGAACAACCGCGTCGACCTGATCTTCACGATCACCGAAGGCAGCAAAACCGGCGTCAAGTCGATCGAATTCATCGGCAACGTCGCCTATTCGTCCTATCGCCTGAAGGACGTCATCAAGACGCGCGAATCGAACCTTCTGAGCTTCCTCGGCGGCGCCGACGTCTACGATCCCGACCGGGTCGAGGCGGACCGCGATCTGATTCGCCGCTTCTACCTCAAGAACGGTTACGCCGACGTGCAGGTGGTCGCCGCGCTGACCGAGTATGACCCCGACAAGAAGGGCTTCCTCGTCACCTTCAAGATCGACGAGGGGCAGCAATATCGCGTTGCCTCCGTCGATTTCCAGACCTCCATCCCGACCCTCGACGCTGCCTCGATGCGCGGCTTCTCGCGCGTCAGCGTCGGCTCGGTTTACAATGCCGAGGCGCTGGAGAAATCCGTCGAGGAAATGCAGATCGAGGCTTCACGGCGCGGCTATGCCTTCGCCGTGGTGCGTCCGCGCGGCGATCGCAATTTCGAGCAGCACACCGTTTCGATCGTGTTTGCCGTCGACGAAGGCCCGCGAACCTATATCGAGCGCATCAACGTCCGCGGTAACACCCGTACCCGCGACTACGTGATCCGCCGCGAGTTCGACCTGTCCGAAGGCGACGCCTACAACCGCGCGCTCGTCGACCGCGCCGAGCGCCGGCTGAAGAACCTCGACTTCTTCAAGAGCGTGAAGATCCTGACCGAGCCCGGCTCGTCGACCGATCGCGTGATCCTGGTCGTCGATCTCGAAGAAAAATCGACCGGCGACTTCTCGGTGTCGGGCGGCTATTCGACCACGGACGGCGCGCTGGCCGAAGTCAGTATCTCCGAGCGCAACTTCCTCGGCCGCGGCCTGTATGCGAAGGCTGCCGTGACCTACGGTCAGTACGCGCGCGGCGGTTCGCTGTCGTTCGTCGATCCCTATTTGCTGGACTATCGTGTCGCGCTCGGCCTCGATCTGTTCTACCGCGAGCAATTGGCCAACAGCTACATCGCCTATGGCACCAAGACGCTTGGCTTCAGCCCGCGGCTCGGCTTCACCTTGCGCGAAGATCTCGCGCTGCAGTTGCGTTATTCGATCTATCAGCAGGAAATCTCACTGCCGGATGCCCTGCGGAATTGTAACAACCTTCAGACCCTGCCAGACGGTTCGCCGAATCCGCTGTTCAACCCCAGCCCGGCATTTGCGGCGACGACGGGGATCGATCTGACTTCGACCAATGGTCTTGGATGTTATTTTGACGGCGAAGCTTCGCTGCCGGTTCGCAGGGAATTGCAGGGCGGCAAGGCGCTGACCTCGTCGGTTGGCTATTCGCTGAACTACAACACGCTGGACAACAACAAGAACCCGACCGACGGCCTGCTGATCGACTGGAAGCAGGACTTCGCTGGCGTCGGCGGCGACGTGAAGTACATCAAGTCCGCGATCGACCTGAAGTACTACAGCCCGCTGGTTGCCGATATCGTCGGCCTGATCCATCTCCAGGGCGGCATGCTCAACCAGTTCGGCGGCAGCGAACTGCGCATGCTGGATCACTTCCAGATGGGTCCGAACCTGGTGCGCGGTTTTGCACCGAACGGTATCGGTCCGCGCGATTTGAACCCGTTCGGCACGCGTGACGCGCTCGGCGGCACCAAGTACTGGGGCGCTTCGTTCGAATTGCAGATGCCGTTCTGGTTCCTGCCGAAGGAAGTCGGACTCAAGGGTTCGATCTATGCCGACGCCGGCGGACTCTTTGACTACAAGGGACCGACGACGTGGGCTCAGACGGCCGAACTCACCACCACGGCCAACTCGAATTGCACACCGTCGACGGTTAATCCGGCTTCAGCTGGAACCTGTACGGGCTTGGTATATGACAACGGCAATGTGGTTCGCACCTCGGTGGGTGTCGGCTTGATCTGGGCCTCGCCCTTCGGTCCGCTGCGCTTCGACTATGCGGTTCCGCTTACGAAGGGCCAGTTTGACCGCGTGCAGGAATTCAAGTTTGGCGGTGGCACATCGTTCTGAGGTGTCTTGAAGCGCAATGGACTAAGGTCCACGTGACGAGAACACCAAGGAGTAAGAGGAGGGTTCGGCTTCGCTTCTTCGGAGCCGGCTCTCCGGTGTGAATGGCGGCCGGACTGCGACGGGTGAAATGGCGCAGCCGATATTCTTCAAACAACCCCCTTCCTCAACGCTGGCCGAGCTGGCCGCGTTGACAGGAGCGGTATTGGTCGACCCTGCGCGGGACGGTGATGTGATCAGGGGCCTCGCTTCGCTCGACGAAGCCGGTCCGATGCATCTGGCGTTCTTCGACAATCTCAAATACGCCGATCAGCTCAAGGCGACCAAAGCCGGCGCTTGCCTGGTCAGCCCGCGTTTCGAGGCCCAGGTGCCCGCCCACGTGGCGGTGCTGCGGGCGGCCCAGCCGTTCCGCGCCTTCGTGAAGCTGGCGCGCGAGTGGCACGCCGATGCGCTCCGCCCGCAATCCTGGTTCGACAATGACGGCATCGCGCCATCGGCGATCATCGACCCGTCCGCCCATCTCGAGGACGGCGTCATCGTCGATCCGCTCGCCGTGATCGGCCCGCGGGTCGAGATCGGCACTGGCACCGTAATCGGTGCCGGCGCGGTGATCGGCGCCGACGTCAAAATCGGCCGCGACTGCAATGTAGGCGCGCGCACGGCGATCCAGTTCGCCCTGATCGGCAATAACGTCCTGATCCATCCCGCCTGCAGCATCGGCCAGGATGGTTATGGCTTCATTTTCTTCGGCCCTGAGGGCCATCTGAAGGTGCCCCAGACCGGCCGCGTCCTGATCCAGAACGATGTCGAAATCGGCGCCGGCACCTGCATCGACCGCGGCAGCCTGCGGGATACGGTAATCGGCGAGGGCACCAAAATCGACAATCAGGTCCAGATCGGCCACAATGTGACCATCGGCAGGCACTGCCTGCTCGCGGCCCAGATCGGGCTCGCGGGCAGCCTGACGATCGGTGACAACGTCGCACTGGGTGCCAAGGTGGGCATCAACAACCACCTCAAGATCGGCGATGGCGCGCAGGTGACGGCGATGAGCGGGGTCAAGGACGACATTCCACCCAACGGCCGCTGGGGTGGTTTCTTTGCAAAGCCGACCAAGCAGTGGTTCAAGGAGATTATTGCAGTGGAGCGGCTGGTGCAGGGTGGCACAGTCGATCCGAAAGGCGAAGGGCGCGAGTGATGGAGGAGGCACCGGTCAGGTTTGAGCTCGTGGATATCAACGAGATCCTCAAGACGCTTCCGCACCGCTATCCAATGCTGCTGATCGATCGGGTCATCAAGATCCGGACCGATTACAGCGGTATCGGCATCAAGAACGTTACCTTCAACGAGCCGCCGTTTCTCGGCCATTTCCCCGAACGTCCGGTCTATCCCGGCGTGATGATGATCGAGGCCATGGCGCAGACTGCCGGCGTGATCGGCATCAAGTCGGTCGAGGGCACCGAAAAGCCGCGCGCGGTTTATTTCCTCACCATCGACAAGTGCAAATTCCGCAAGCCGGTGATGCCCGGCGACACCATCGAGTACCACATGCGCTCAATCGGCCGCCGCAAGGCGATGTGGTGGTTTCACGGCGACGCCAAGGTAAATGGTGCCGTGGTTGCGGAAGCCGACGTCGGCGCGATGCTGACTGATTGAATCTGATTGCATCTACCCCGCCACACAACTGACGTCTTCCTGATGTCTTTGTTCAATCCTTGGTAGTGGAAACCCATTTTCGAGGTCGATTGACGAAATTTGCTGATTAGACCTGGCTTGGGTCCACGCTTTTTAACGGAGGCGTCCTTGAACAAGTTTGCGTCCATCATTTCGTGTTTGGTCATTTTTCTGCTGATGCCGCCGCAAGGTTACGCGGCAGATCTCAACGGTCTTGTCACCTCCCTCAAGGGTGGCGGCTACGTCATCGTGTTTCGACACGGCGCCACCGACGATAGCCAGAAGGACATTTACCCCTTCAAATTCGACGATATGAGTGCACAGCGCCAACTGAGCGAGAAGGGCCGCACGCTGGCGCGCGACCTTGGGGCTGCGCTCGCCAAACTTGGCATACCGATCGGCGAGGTCTACACAAGCCAGCTAAACCGCGCGGTCGAGACCGGCAAGCTGCTCAGCGGCAAGGACGTGTCTCCCGTCGACGCCCTGACCGACAGCGGCGCGGGCAGTTCGTCGGCGATGGCGAACCCCGACGGCAAGAACGCCAAAATTGGGCGCGCCGTCCGCGATCTCGTCAATGCGCCTCTGAAAGCCGGCGTCAATAATGTGGTGGTGACGCACAAGACCAACGTCGCCGATGCCTTCGGAAAGGAATTTGGCGATATCCGCGAGGGCGAGGCGCTCGTCTACAAGATCAGTAGCTCGGGCCCGGCCGTCCTGGTCGCGCGCGTGCAGCCGGGCGATTGGATTGCTCAGACCGGCAGCTAGAGCCTTTTCGGTTCTGATTGAATCCAGAACCGGGCTTTAGATTCTTGTTTTGACGCGTTTTCTTGACGCGAACCGGTGTCTACCCCGGATCAAAGTCCGGGGCAGACTTTCGCTGGAAAGCGCACCAGCAGGACACCGTTCGACCGTGCATCAACTTTTGGGTGATCGGTCCAGCCTAATTATGACGTGTTGAGGGAACTTCAGCCGGCCAGCAGCTTTATAGATGCTGTGGGGAATCTGTCGCCGGATGGCCGCATGAAATTTCTCTGGGTCGGTATTGCACTGCTAGGCGCAGCGATTGTTGTCGGCGGACATGCCGTAGCCCGCGATGACGGTCGCTACGCCAAATCCCCGCTCAAGTCGTGGTTCGACAGCCTCAGGAGCGGAAAGGGGCCATGTTGCTCCGACGCTGATGGCTCTGCTGTCGCCGATGTCGATTGGGAATCCAAGGACGGCCATTACCGCGTGCGGCTCGAGGGCCAATGGATCGACGTCCCCGACGATGCGGTGATTACCGAGCCAAATCGCGCCGGCCGAACCATGGTGTGGCCGATGAAGGATTCGCTCGGGATTTCGATTCGCTGCTTCCTGCCCGGCAGCATGACATAGCGACGGCTCGTCTCGGCCTTCGGCTGGGGAATCGGACGGCATCGGATGGATCTTGCGGGCCTTGTGCGCCCGACACATGACGTAATCATACGTCACTAGACAGCATTGAAATGCCGCGCTAACCACCGGAAAACGCGAGATATTCGCGCGCAATCGATGGGCTGGGCTGCTTGATGGGTACGATCGATCCAACCGCGCGGGTTGAGGATGGTGCTGTGATCGGCGAGGGGACGACAATCGGTCCCTATTGCATCATCGGGCCGAACGTCGTCATCGGCGCGAATTGCAAGTTGATCGCGCATGTGAACGTGGCGGGGCATACGACCATCGCCGATGGCTGTGTCATTTACCCGTTTGCTGCATTGGGAGGTCCGCCGCAGGACCTCAGCTATCGCGGTGAACCGACCCGGCTCGAGGTCGGCGAAGGATGCACCATCCGCGAAGGCGTAACGATGAATATCGGGACGAAGAAGGGCGGCGGCCTCACGCGGGTGGGCGCACGCGGTTACTTCATGAACAACAGCCACGTCGGCCATGACTGCGTCGTGGGGAGCGACGTTATCTTCGCGACGTCAGCGACGCTGGGCGGCCATTGCGAGATTGGCGATTTCGTCTACATCGGCGGGTTGTCTGCCGTGCATCAGTTCACGCGGATCGGGCCGCAGGTGATGGTCGGTGGCGTCTGCGGCGTCCGCGGCGACATCATTCCGTTCGGGCTCGCCAATGGACAGTATGCCAGTCTCGAAGGGCTGAACATCATCGGCATGAAGCGCCGCAAGTTCACCAGGGAGCGGCTCGCCAAGGTGCGCTCGTTCTACCAGAAGCTGTTTCATGGTCCCGGCATCTTCGCCGAGCGGCTGAATGCGGTGCAGCCGATGGCTGGAGACGATCCGGCGATCGCCGAAATCCTCGCCTTCATCGGCGACGGCAAGCATCGCGCGCTCTGCCTTCCCGCCGGCGACGCCAACAAACCTTGATGACGGGGATCGCCGCAGCCATGATCTCAGCGGCTTCCGACATTTCATCGCCCGTCGGCGTCATCGCAGGCGGCGGCGCGATGCCGTTCGCGGTGGCGGACTCGCTTGCCGCGCGGGGACTGGCGCCGGTGCTGTTCGCGCTGCGCGGCGCCTGCGATCCGGATCGCGTCGGCCGCTTCCGCCATCACTGGATCTCGGTCGGACAGCTCGGCCGCGCGACAAAGCTGTTCCGTAGTGAGGGCTGCCGCGATCTGATCTTCATCGGTACGCTGCTGCGGCCTGCGCTGTCGGAAATCAGGCTGGACTGGGGAACGATCCGCGTGATCGGCCGCGTCTGGTCGGCGTTTCGCGGCGGGCGACGATCACCTGTTGTCGGGGATCGGCCGCATCCTCGAACAGGACGGTTTCCGGATGGTCGGCATCAGGGATGTCGCTCCGGACATTCTGATGCCGGAGG
This region includes:
- a CDS encoding histidine phosphatase family protein, which gives rise to MNKFASIISCLVIFLLMPPQGYAADLNGLVTSLKGGGYVIVFRHGATDDSQKDIYPFKFDDMSAQRQLSEKGRTLARDLGAALAKLGIPIGEVYTSQLNRAVETGKLLSGKDVSPVDALTDSGAGSSSAMANPDGKNAKIGRAVRDLVNAPLKAGVNNVVVTHKTNVADAFGKEFGDIREGEALVYKISSSGPAVLVARVQPGDWIAQTGS
- the lpxA gene encoding acyl-ACP--UDP-N-acetylglucosamine O-acyltransferase yields the protein MGTIDPTARVEDGAVIGEGTTIGPYCIIGPNVVIGANCKLIAHVNVAGHTTIADGCVIYPFAALGGPPQDLSYRGEPTRLEVGEGCTIREGVTMNIGTKKGGGLTRVGARGYFMNNSHVGHDCVVGSDVIFATSATLGGHCEIGDFVYIGGLSAVHQFTRIGPQVMVGGVCGVRGDIIPFGLANGQYASLEGLNIIGMKRRKFTRERLAKVRSFYQKLFHGPGIFAERLNAVQPMAGDDPAIAEILAFIGDGKHRALCLPAGDANKP
- the rseP gene encoding RIP metalloprotease RseP, coding for MSEFFLSSFSTLGHGLIGYIIPFLFVLTIVVFFHEFGHFLVARWAGVKVLTFSLGFGPELAGFNDRHGTRWKISAIPLGGYVKFFGDESEASTPASAESLARMSDEERAGSFHHKKVGARAAIVAAGPIANFILAIVIFTCLFTFFGKPSTTARVDKIEASSAAERAGFQVGDVVTAIDGKKIGSFSDMQRFVSVRAGETMTFTVKRGDSTLELKGTPELREVKDPFGNTQRLGILGITRATSPGEVTTEKVDPATAFWLGIKETWFVIEQTLAYIGNIFTGRASADQIGGPIRIAQISGQVATLGIIPLLHLAAVLSISIGLLNLFPVPLLDGGHLMFYTAEVLRGRPLSEKSQEYGFRVGLVLVLMLMVFAFYNDFHQVPWLKGLFGRS
- the bamA gene encoding outer membrane protein assembly factor BamA, yielding MMLGMRVRGGLLAALIMVAAPMGGALVSVPAAAQTAASIVVEGNRRVEVETIRSYFKPGPGGRLGQAQIDDGLKALIETGLFQDVRINQVGGRLVVTVVENAVIGRIAFEGNKKVKDEQLSAEIQSKPRGTFSRPMVQSDAQRIAEIYRRSGRYDVRVTPEIIEQPNNRVDLIFTITEGSKTGVKSIEFIGNVAYSSYRLKDVIKTRESNLLSFLGGADVYDPDRVEADRDLIRRFYLKNGYADVQVVAALTEYDPDKKGFLVTFKIDEGQQYRVASVDFQTSIPTLDAASMRGFSRVSVGSVYNAEALEKSVEEMQIEASRRGYAFAVVRPRGDRNFEQHTVSIVFAVDEGPRTYIERINVRGNTRTRDYVIRREFDLSEGDAYNRALVDRAERRLKNLDFFKSVKILTEPGSSTDRVILVVDLEEKSTGDFSVSGGYSTTDGALAEVSISERNFLGRGLYAKAAVTYGQYARGGSLSFVDPYLLDYRVALGLDLFYREQLANSYIAYGTKTLGFSPRLGFTLREDLALQLRYSIYQQEISLPDALRNCNNLQTLPDGSPNPLFNPSPAFAATTGIDLTSTNGLGCYFDGEASLPVRRELQGGKALTSSVGYSLNYNTLDNNKNPTDGLLIDWKQDFAGVGGDVKYIKSAIDLKYYSPLVADIVGLIHLQGGMLNQFGGSELRMLDHFQMGPNLVRGFAPNGIGPRDLNPFGTRDALGGTKYWGASFELQMPFWFLPKEVGLKGSIYADAGGLFDYKGPTTWAQTAELTTTANSNCTPSTVNPASAGTCTGLVYDNGNVVRTSVGVGLIWASPFGPLRFDYAVPLTKGQFDRVQEFKFGGGTSF
- the fabZ gene encoding 3-hydroxyacyl-ACP dehydratase FabZ, which codes for MEEAPVRFELVDINEILKTLPHRYPMLLIDRVIKIRTDYSGIGIKNVTFNEPPFLGHFPERPVYPGVMMIEAMAQTAGVIGIKSVEGTEKPRAVYFLTIDKCKFRKPVMPGDTIEYHMRSIGRRKAMWWFHGDAKVNGAVVAEADVGAMLTD
- the lpxD gene encoding UDP-3-O-(3-hydroxymyristoyl)glucosamine N-acyltransferase, translated to MAQPIFFKQPPSSTLAELAALTGAVLVDPARDGDVIRGLASLDEAGPMHLAFFDNLKYADQLKATKAGACLVSPRFEAQVPAHVAVLRAAQPFRAFVKLAREWHADALRPQSWFDNDGIAPSAIIDPSAHLEDGVIVDPLAVIGPRVEIGTGTVIGAGAVIGADVKIGRDCNVGARTAIQFALIGNNVLIHPACSIGQDGYGFIFFGPEGHLKVPQTGRVLIQNDVEIGAGTCIDRGSLRDTVIGEGTKIDNQVQIGHNVTIGRHCLLAAQIGLAGSLTIGDNVALGAKVGINNHLKIGDGAQVTAMSGVKDDIPPNGRWGGFFAKPTKQWFKEIIAVERLVQGGTVDPKGEGRE